Proteins co-encoded in one Papilio machaon chromosome 24, ilPapMach1.1, whole genome shotgun sequence genomic window:
- the LOC106717346 gene encoding 4-hydroxybutyrate coenzyme A transferase, producing MSVMGKVVIPNLSRRGFVKIGAALQSVKSNNYFTYTQELSQPLDRKPERVTAEEAFKKCLKSGQTVYAQGAAATPVPLLNAMTDVGKSGNLRDIKVVHMHTEKEAAYVAPECKDIFRSVSLFMAANVRKSVAEGRSDAIPIFLQDIPKLFHRKIIQPDIALIQVSPPDQHGYCSLGTSVDCVRSALVNSKIIIAQINVNMPRTFGDAIIHVSHIDYAVEDNTPLPEHGSKGPASPEEMKIGQLIGDNLVEDGATLQMGIGSIPDAVLSALKNHKDLGIHSEMFSVGVIDLVRRGCVTNNKKKTHKGRIVGSFLVGNRELYDFVDNNPFIEMLEIDYVNNTHVVSLQPTMTAINSCIEVDLTGQVCADSIGTRMYSGFGGQVDFIRGAAESVDGRGKPIIALVSTTKKNETKIVPTLKVGAGVVTTRAHVHYVVTEQGIAYLFGKTLRQRAYELIKIAHPDHREALEKAAFERLKCMPAP from the exons atgtcaGTGATGGGTAAAGTTGTTATTCCAAATTTATCGAGGAGGGGTTTCGTGAAAATAGGCGCCGCGTTGCAAAGTGTTAAATCAAACAACTACTTTACATACACCCAGGAGTTATCGCAACCTTTGGACAGGAAACCCGAACGTGTCACTGCGGAAGAGgcgtttaaaaaatgtttaaagtcag GTCAGACGGTGTACGCGCAGGGGGCGGCTGCTACCCCAGTGCCACTACTCAACGCGATGACAGACGTCGGAAAGTCGGGCAACCTGCGCGACATTAAGGTGGTCCATATGCATACGGAGAAGGAGGCGGCGTATGTCGCACCTGAATGCAAAGATATATTCAG ATCAGTATCTCTATTCATGGCTGCAAACGTTCGGAAGTCAGTGGCGGAGGGCAGGTCAGACGCAATCCCCATCTTCCTGCAGGACATCCCCAAGCTGTTCCACAGGAAGATCATACAGCCCGACATCGCTCTCATACAG GTATCGCCCCCCGATCAGCATGGCTACTGCAGTTTGGGAACATCGGTGGACTGTGTGAGGTCAGCACTCGTTAATTCTAAGATTATTATAG ctcAAATCAACGTAAATATGCCGCGTACTTTCGGTGATGCTATCATACATGTATCTCATATTGATTATGCTGTTGAAGATAATACTCCATTGCCCGAACACGGTAGTAAAGGACCAGCCAGTCCTGAAGAGATGAAGATTGGTCAACTCATCGGTGATAATCTGGTTGAAGATGGAGCTACTTTACAGATGG gTATCGGCAGCATCCCTGACGCGGTGCTCTCCGCGCTGAAGAACCACAAGGACCTCGGCATCCATTCGGAGATGTTCAGCGTTGGTGTAATAGACCTCGTGCGTAGAGGATGTGTCACCAATAACAA GAAGAAGACTCACAAAGGCCGTATTGTGGGCAGTTTTCTTGTTGGCAATCGAGAGCTCTACGACTTTGTGGATAACAATCCTTTCATAG AGATGTTGGAGATTGACTACGTGAATAATACTCATGTGGTGTCTCTGCAGCCAACAATGACAGCTATCAACTCCTGCATTGAGGTGGACCTCACTGGACAAGTCTGCGCAGACTCTATAG GTACCCGCATGTACTCTGGCTTCGGCGGGCAAGTGGACTTCATCCGCGGAGCTGCGGAGTCAGTAGACGGGCGCGGGAAACCCATCATCGCGCTCGTCTCCACCACCAAGAAGAATGAGACCAAAATAGTACCCACACTTAAAGTTG GTGCCGGTGTGGTAACAACTAGAGCGCATGTCCACTACGTGGTAACCGAACAAGGCATAGCTTATTTATTCGGTAAAACGTTACGTCAACGAGCGTACGAATTGATCAAGATCGCGCACCCCGATCACCGCGAGGCTCTCGAAAAGGCCGCTTTTGAGCGCCTTAAGTGCATGCCCGCGCCTTAA